DNA from Malus sylvestris chromosome 11, drMalSylv7.2, whole genome shotgun sequence:
GTGTGGAATCAATTGGGTATGCATTCAATTGTTCTGTCCTCGGTTGATATTGACTTCCATGATTGGATGAGAGTGAATCTTTTTTCGAGAATATTGCTCTGCCATAATCTGCCTTTGTGGGGTTTTTTTTGCCTTTGCTTGTTGGTGGTTATGGAAATTGAGGAATTTAAGCATTTTTGCGTCTGATTTCATTTTCCCAAGTCAACCTCAGATTCTCATTTTTAAAGTTGCTAAAGAGTGGTTTGAGGTGCAAAATTTTGGTGCTAAGCATGTGAAGAGTAGGTTTTTTTTAGCCTGGGATCCTCCTCCTCCTAATTATGTCAAGTTGAATGTGGATGGCAGTAGGAAGAGTGGCAAGGGGTGCTCTAGTGCTGGTGGGATTTTACATGCTGCTGCAGGTGTGTGGATTGCTGGTTTCACTATAAATATTGGTGTGGGGAGTATGCTTAATGCTGAGTTATGGGGTCTTTTTCATGGTCTGTCTCTTGCTTGGAGATTGGGTTATAGAACAGTGCTTGTTGAATTGAACTCCATTATGGCTATTACTTTAGTAATGGATTTTAACTCCTCTATGCACCCTCTTGCTCATCTCATTACTGCTTGCCGGGAGTTATTGCGCAGTGATTGGATTTGCTCGGTTTCACATGTTTATCGTGAGAAGAATAGAATGGCTGATGGTATGGCAGATTTAGGCCATAAGTTTGACATTGctcttcatatttttttatgagCCTCCTCTTGTGGATAGGTTGATCTTTGAGGATGCTGTTGGGTTTCCTCATACCTGTTTGTTAATAGTTAGTTGTTTTTCTTGGGTTTTTTGACCCCCAAttttgcccaaaaaaaaaaacatataccgAGTACTCTTCTATTATTACAACTTGAGTGATCAGGTAAGAAAACCAACCAATGATGTTCTCCATCTGCAAATGCATGGTTGCTGCTTAAATTGCAAGGAGGGACTGAGGGTATCTCTCTCCACGAGCATGTTCCCAGCACATAAATTTGGGCCATAAGTTTATATATCATCGAATCTTCATCTCCAGAAACACGAACAATCTTGTAAGTCTTGGTTACATAATCAAATCCCATACCAAACCATTCATTGTACGTTCCATATAAAGTATATGGAATTTGGATGTCAGTGGTTGGGAGCGAAAGAACTTCTCCCTTTAGAGGATTAAATAAGAAGCATGGACTTCTATCATTCTTCTTGCGCGGCTGACAAATATAATCATCATctagaaagaaaaacaagttgtagaaaacaagactcaaggaatATGAAGCACTAATTTTTGCGGACCTAATATTAGAAACAATTGCATTGTCTTCGCTCCTCTTCAAGGCAGCGTTGGTGCCATCATATTTCAGTGGTATAAAGTCAAATCCAGAATGAGAGTCAGAGGAAATGTGATCAAGAAGCTAAGCAAAGGTACCCGTTTGGAAGCAACAATACATTGTGCAGAAAGTAAACATTGCATGCGTAATGTAAAAAAGCAAGGGCAGTCGACTATGTTCTTTGATGTCTTAGAGACACATCTGAGGCAAAAAAGACAGCTTATGGGTAGCCTCAAAGAGATGTTGTCAAGGATTTCCGTGGGGAGCTCCATCAGCCTTGCATTGTTCATGCAGCAGTGCCCCAATCTACTCTGATTGCTCCTCACCATATCCATGTCCATTTCCATTTCCATCtgaaaggaaacaaaaagagTGAAATCTTGAACTGCAAGCatagaaattaaaaaaccaaGACCAAATCAGAAAAACCAATTCAATAAGGAATTACTTACAAAGATAACGACTGTATgagatatacatatacatacatatacatacatatacatacatatacatacatacatacatacatacatacatattgttgaccctagaaactacaaaagcctacgtggcgcgcagaccgagtaatctataagctaactacgtccttcggtgaatgcggggcgtgccaactcgtcggccgagctcggccgaggagtaaatttgttgatgttgcgttgggtcgcgctactgacttctgcgtcttgcgattgcggccgagaaaggaacacgtctcggcctcttgggctctcgaacctgaagacaaggttactattcttacgaagttcaatatcaaattcggctttcaatgtgccgaatgtaataactgtaacacctcacttcgccgagaaggctaatgagatgaccttgaccaataaggatttagaaacccttctcgaccgagacttggacaggtaatcaatcgttctcgccgcagtgctgttgatgccaacggaagatactgcgagaccgactgactctacggtgacagagctatctatgccgacttaagatatcgccggttgcttccacagtgctgttgatgccaacggaagatgtgtcagcgaaaaaggaaaaagaaaaatcacaagttgtgagaatttgcgcagggcaattttgtattgatttgcagggggcttTTCCTGGTGCACAActtcccctatttatagcactGGACCTTAAGTCCGAGTTAGAATCCTATTCGGACTAGGTTTTCATCTCCAGATCAACGTcacctcgaccagtcctatctTTACTAGGACTatgaatctagtccttaactgagccggatttcCCTTCTGAATTACTGATCCCGTCAAGACTCCTCATTGTACTAGGACTCGGCTGGCGTTCTGACCTAACCGCCCTAGGCTGGGAAGCCCACTAGCCGAGCGGCCTCCCGGGCCGAGAGTGATCCTACCCTCGGCCCaaattaatattttgggcccaaacacatatatatatatatatatatccatatATGGACCGGGGTGGTCGCGGACACTCCGAAGATCGAAGAAACACTTGTGATGAAGTACTTTGGAGTATCACCCTAAATCCTAAACAGAGCTGATGAAGGACTGGATggataaattattttgaaaaaataatagTTAGTTTCCTAGTAGGTATAAAAGCCAGCGTTGGTTGGGTTTTATTCACCGGAGACTAGAATTTGAGTTGCAGACTGCcgcaaaatgaagaagatgggttGTGTTACTGTACCGTGCTTATGCCTTTAAGCAAAACGTTGCCGTTTGCCCTTTTCTTTATCCTTTTTCCAACTTTGGAACCCCCATTTCTATCTAAAAAATCTTTTCTATCCCTGTTTTGCAGTTTGGCCCTTTTGAATATCCCCTACAGAATATTAAATGctaaatatatatgatttccATTCCATTCGTGCGATAGACAGAGATAGGTAACCCCACTAAGGATGTTCACCGATCGAAACCAATAATAGCATTGCTGGGGATTctaatattttctttaattagAAAGGAGTAGTTAAATTAAGATTTGAAAAGATTTTTTTAAAGACTTTAAAATCAAGTatgaattaggattttaaaatattttaaaattgtatAACCAAAGTAGAATTTAACAAGATTTAAAAGAATGTATCTAAATTAAATTATAGTCAATTAGGGTTTGGGAACATTCTCCCCAGAGGAAGAAGGGAAagacttttttttcaaaatcttgAGAAGCATAGGAAATACTTTATCTAGGATGATGGAACTGATGAGGCGATTGATCTTGTCTTTAATAAGAAAAGAGCAAATGATAGGAAAGAGTGGCTTAACAACTATATTCATCTGGAGCTGAAGTGGGAGCCGAATGAGTAGCGTAGTAACTGAGTTAACGATGAGGATGAGGAAAATCACGACGACAAGGATGAGGAGACGCATAAAAACTATACTGCCTTATTTAACAAGAAGTATATAAAGTATTGCATTGCTGCTCTGAAAAGGACAATTCCATCAATAGTTGATGGATTGAAACCCGGTCAACGAAAGATTTTGTTCAGCGCTTTGAAGAATAAGTTAATCGGAATAACAAAATTGGAAGCGTTTTCTAAGTTTGTTGATCACCATAGTTCGAGTAATGTCGCCAGTATAATTATGGGAATGACTCGAAATTATGTAGGAAGCAACAATGCAATCTCTTTATTCTCCATGGCAATTATGGAACACAAAGCCAGGTAAGAATGTCACTTACTGAACAAGCTTGAATGACGTTGATCATGAATGCGTAATGTAACTTAAATTCCATGACCTCCTTATTTTAGTCCGTTTGAATTTGTGGGATTTACAAATATTTTAAACCGTtttggaaaatatattttaaatcgtaGATAATCATAGCTAAATTGTAgggattattttgaaaataaattaaatctaaccacctttttttttaacaattatcTCTAATATGAGATTATTGTTAAAAATATATTAGGCATAGACAAGCAGATTATAGGGAATTTGTTTCAATATGATGTGCATTTTTGCTCTGAGATTTTAGGAGGGGATGGCAGGTGATGTAATTTTGGTACAGAAAATGATTAATTCTAATACATatagcaccaaaattattaaaaaaaaagtttaatcaaaTCTCTAAAAAACATAGATGTTGATTctagaaaattcaaaaacaagGCGCCATTTGTTCAATGGATTCGAGCAATGTGGTATCACTATTACATATGGGAGAATCAACCAAACTTAACGAATTAAGTGTAAAAATGGctaaaaacttaattttcattCCTACAAGTCAATTGTACAGCTATGGAAGGGAAAATACAAATCAATCAATTACAACAATTTAACGCCTAATCTAATTCCTTTGAAGGTATGGATTGTGATCGTGGTCACGATTCTTTTTTAACATTAAGTCCAATAAATTTGGTGAGATTATCCTGCATCATAAAGAAAAATCCTCTGCATTTGCATACAATACACAAAATAAATCCCTTGAAAAATACAATAATAGAAAACAACTACGGTAACACCTCTAAGGGTGCGTAGCCCACGTGAATAAAAAAATGCCTCAAGCGAGCggcttaggccatctccaaccgatggctggctaGAGAGCTCGTTTTAActctctggccctccaagattctccaatatattaatattttaatgaacagtacagagCCATATTTGCAtcagtctccaaccgagggccagatgtctcgttttagccctgtcacaaaaaaccatctccaaccgagggccaaagggccatagggccaaacataatttattatgtaaaaactacaacttaaattcaaatccaacggctaagtgacgtcagctagccattagtagctgacatcatgctgacgtcagctagccgttggatttgaatttgtttttgcTATAAATGGGGTGGATATTGggatataattcacacaactttgaattcaatatatttcaattcaagtttgcaatgaattccaactttgttTCATATAATTCACACAtcatgttgtttaagtttcatgttgtataatttttatgttggttaatgttatttaatgtttttcatattgtttaatgttgtttcatgttacttaatttaatttaatgttgtataatggcttaggaagttatagggaaaaaatggaatttaaaaaaaaatatgaaacaaattttgtgaaatagaagttataggaaaaaaatgaaatttaaaaaaaatatgaaataaattttgtgaaataaaagttacaggaaaaaaatggaatttaaaaaaaaatatgaaacaaattttgtgaaatagaagttataggaaaaaaatgaaattaaaaaaaaatatgaaacaaattttgtgaaatagaagttataggaaaaaaatgaaatttaaaaaaatatgaaataaattttttgaaatagaagtataggaaaaaaattatgaaacaaattttgtgaaatagaagttataggaaaaaatggaatttaaaaaaaatgtgaaacaaattttgtgaaatagaagttataggaaaaaaaatggaatttaaaaaaaatatgaaccaaatgttgtaaaatataagttatagtaAAAAAGTTAtaagaagttatagaaaaaaaaaaggtttaaattcataaaaacaatttttttttttgaatacaATGGTTAGTGACTGGCTAAccgttggaattcaaattagaATTCAAATTAGTGTCGATTTTAACCGACACTGTTCAAACTTATATTATATTAACAttgctattagtgtcggttataaccgataaccgacactaataataTAGTATATATTATTTCTGTTGGCTATAACTGacagaaataacaaaacataaaaaaaaaatggccagCTGCATGCAGTCAGCCCTCCAGCTCTCTccgattccgtggggccctcccaaattccagagccctctggcctagccctcagttggagacgtttttcgggctattttcggccctctgaccctctggactcttcgattggagatggccttagtgaGTATAATGAAGCTAGTATCATCATATAATATAGTATAGACTATTTAATGCACATATTAATCTATTCAACATtgctcaaataaaaatttattcgACTGAACGAATCAACACCACTCGACGTACCAAAGGAGAgctaagtttttatttttcatttaaagTATTTGGTGTTTTTATTGTCAATTCAATAAAGGGCATATgtatccaacaaaagaaaaataaatgataagCACACAACCTACGTAGTCTTTCACACACCCCTTAATCttgacttttattttttataatgtaTTCAATTTGGttgttaaaattaaaaaataacgtGCCATAAGATAAAAATGGTTCGAAAATAATTTTACAAACAAATACAGCACAGttgaaaaataattttcttttaatttagtGGGCGAGGCAAGTGACTTTttatcaccaaaaaaaaaaattgtgggcGGGAAGAGTAACAGTCTGAGTATAAACAGAAGCTCCGAAGAGAACGAGTGCGCTTGGGCCTTCAGCTACCGTGACTTTAGCAGTCTCGACGACTGTCTCACGAAATTCAGCACCACCGGTACGCCGCCGTGGTTGCTCTTCAGAGCACCAAAACGTCCAGACCCAAAGCTCGCCCCTTCTCTCTGACGCTCTCGCCGGTTATGCGAGGCAAGGTATTAATCTCAAACTTGACAAGTATATGCTTTGTATTCTGCAATACTTCTCTTTGTCTTTGGCTTTGTTTCCGTTGTGTCGCCAaacattttagtaattttacacTCCATTCAGAAATTCACTCGCTGTTTACATTTTGAATGCAGTCCAACTATTTGTGAAAAGTTGCGAGTAGCAGGTGGGTTGGAGACTTTCGAGTTTCCAGTTCATTTTTTTAGATGAATTATGGTGCTGAGGTGTAGTGGGAGGCACTGAGTCTGAGGGGGAAGATGCTTAATCGGCTAAGTCGGCTGTTGCTTTTGCACTGCTGCTCCGAGAATAAATTGAAGACACAAACTAATACGTACATTGTAGCGCTTTGTGGACCAGTCACAAGCGGCGTTCCTTAGTCACCTGTACAAATTCTAATACAAGTTATAGATGCCCTTGACAATCTTGCATTGATCGATCATTTAAATTTACTAGGCATACTAGTTAAATTACAAGGAGTTATAAACTCGGCCAAAAAGGCAATAGAAAAGGTTAATCAAAAGCTCTTTGATGGGGAAACCATCATCATCCTACACAAGCACAAATGTTAAGCTTTCTCTTAGCAGTCATCAAGATAAACCTTatgtattgaaaatttgaagttgTCGTCTACATTGAGCAATTTACTTGCAACATAAACATCCCTTagcgtagataatattgtttgttaagaaaaatacattatttttgttttttgagtgaaagtacgatattcattaataACTAAGAAATACGTACATAACAAGGGGGTAAGGTGCTAACAAATGGATCTCGATAAAAACTTTGCCGAGGACTTCAACtcgaaggaaggaaaaaagagTGTCCCACACTAATTAGTTAACTAATATAGCTATCCTCAAATGGTAGATCAGAAATTAAATCTAGGGATCCTCAAGCCAAAAGCCCAAATTAACTAAAACTATACCCATTCTCACCAACCGATGACGGCGATGAGCCACTTTATTCGATTCTTTTGGAACATATTCGAACTTCCAGTGGGGAAGTGGCTGCAGCATGAGATGAATATCATGCAAAAGGTGCCCAAATGGGCCATTGTTGGCAACGGCATCCCGCTGCGAAGTCTACTTTGATTACAGATTTCAAAGTCtctaaaatcctaattgattgtttgttaaaaaatccTCATTGATTATCTGATTTTAAAGTCTTTAAAATTTTTTCAAATCTTAATTTAATTACACCCTTCTAAATTAAAGAGGAAATTAGAATGTCTTGCAATTTTTCCATTTCAACGTATCTACGTAATTAATTGTAACAATTAATAGTGTGTTCACGAATCAAATGTACTGAATATTCAACTCAACAGGATCCTTTTCGGATGCTTTTGATGAGAATCATCTATGAATCGTGTCCATTCATTGTACATTGTACGGTCTATTTTTATCAAgtactgtttgtatttaattttaaataaaaatatttaaaatgagatatgatcgcacgatatatgatgaacatACACAATTAATGGATACCTGAGATCTTCATAAAGAGAATACGGAGATGATCCATTCTCACTGAACATTAGCAACAAATACAATAACTTTCAGCGgcccaaaccgaaaaaaaaaaattgaaatcaagaaCCACATTAAAAGTCAAACTTATCAGTAAAACTGTAAAAGAGAATCGCGTAAAGCGATGTTTCCTAAAATAAAGGCAATATTCCTTTATTGCCTTCCGTCATTTTCCTTGACTTCCGTCATTTTCCGTGACGTGAGGGATATACGCAATAGTTGGATCCTTCGATCGCCCTCCGACCTCTCTCCCACTTCTTTTTACTCTGCTTTTTCTCTTTTACCTGCCTAATTTGTTTCTTTCTCTGTCTGCTTGCTTCTGTTGTTTCCTGCGCTACACCGTAATCGCCGAAATGCCCAACAGGAAGCCAAGGGCCAGCCGAAGGGCACTCAAGGACAAAAACCCATCTGGAAATGCAGCCAATATCCTCGCAGGAAAGGTCTTGGATGCCGCTCCGAGCCCGATCCAAACACCATGGGACTCCAACCCAGAGAAGGAGAACCACGCGAGCCTCTCTCAGACTCGCACCTCCCCCAAGAAGTCAGCCAAAGCTGCGGCTTCTAAGAAACAGGCCAAGCAGAAGAAGACCCAACCGTCGTCATTCGAGAAAGAACTCGAAGAAATGCAAGAGAAGCTGCAAGCGATGAAGCTCGAGAAGGAGAAAACCTTGGAGCTCTTGAAGGAGAAGAATGAGATCTTGAAGACCAAGGGGGAAGATCTCGCAATGAAGGGCCGAGAGCAAGACAAGCTTCAGATGGAGTTGAAGAAGCTGCAGAAGCTCAAGGAGTTCAAACCCACCATGGTCTGTTTCTTGAtcccctttcttttcttcatttgCGTCCTTATTTCTTCATGTGTTGCATTATCCTCTGTTTGGATGCTGAGAAAATATATTATGGATCTGAAGTTTGGTTTGGTGATTCTTACTTTTGggttctcaaatttgtttggttacttgtcaattgtaaaaaaaatagaaaaaaaaatccacgaGGGTTCTTATTTATATGTTCTTAGGGTTTCTGTTCTCAATCCCCTTTCCTGGAATTCGTAATTTTGGGATCCCAGCTTTTGCATACAATCTGCTTTTGGGATCCCTCACGTGCAGGCTAACGGGAAAGGATTGAAGTTAAGTTTTGGGGCATAAATCCGAATAGATTTTACCACGATGGTTCAAATCCGAATTTTTTAACCACAGGATTATTATTCcgtatatatatctctctcatGCAGTCGTTATCTTTGCAAGTAATTCTTTATTCAATTGGTTGTTATTTTTTGGTcttggtttttcaatttttatgctTGCAGTTCAAAATTTCATactcttttttgtttcccttcaggtggaaatggaaatggaaatggaaatggaCATGGATATGGAAATGGTGAGGAGCAATCAGAGGAGATTGGGGTACTGCTGCATGAAAAATGCAAGGCTGATGGAGCTCCCCATCGAAATCCTTGACAACATCTATTTGAGGCTACCCATAAGCTGTCTTTTTACCCTTAGATGTGTCTCTAATACATCAAAGACCATAGTCGACCGCCCTTGCTTTGTTACACAGCACATGCGACATTTACTTTCGGCGCAATCTACTTTTGCTTCCGATCAGTTTATGCTTCTTGATTACCTTTTCTCTTACTCTTATCGTAGATTTGCCTTTACACCACTGAAATATGATGGCGTCAACGCTGCCTTGAAGAGAAGCGAAGATTGTGCAATCGTTTCTGATATTGTGTCCACAAAGATCgatgtttcatattctttgagttttgttttctacaacttgtttttctttcaagatcatGGCTATAGTCGTCGTCAACCGtacaagaagaaagaaagaagtccATGCTTCTTAGTCAATCCTTTAAAGGGAGAAGTTCTTCCACTCCCAACCACTGACATCGAATTTCCATATAGTTTTTATAGATCGTGCAAGGAATGGTATGGTATGGGATTTGATGATATAACCAGCACTTACAAGATTCTCCGTGTTTCTGGAGATGAAGATTCGACGGTATGTCAACTTAGGGCCCAAATTTATGTACTAGGTACCGGCTCGTGGCGAGAGATACCCTCAGTCCCTCCTCGTAATTTAAGCAACAACCATGCATTTGCACATGGAGACCAGCATTGGTTGCTTTATTTACCTGATCACTCAAGTTGTAATAATAGAAACGTACTCAGTATATGTTCTTTTGACTACAAGAAAGAGGAGTTTTACTCGACTATTCCTCTTCCCGAGCACATGCAAAGTAAGTATACTCCGCACTATCTGGTCCTTTTGTGTCTTCACTTGCTTAATCTTAAAGGATCTTTGGCCGTCGTGGACACTTTATCAGATGACTATATTGAGGTATGGGTGTTGAAGAACTATGATACAAAAGAGTGGAGGCTAGATTACAAGATAGAAAAAGCAACTGTCAGAGGCAAGCTTATTAACGTGACATGTTGTGAGTGGGAGTATGGCATATTCTTCACTTCACAAGAGATGTCAGAAAGTAATAGGATTACAATCTTTGTGGATTTTAGATGTGGCTCCATTAGTCATGTAAACTTATTTCCACCCAAGGGCTTATTGAATACAAGCATCTTGAGCTATAATGGGACCTTAATGTCCCTAAAAAATTATGGGAAATTGGTGAGACCTGACCCTACTACTGGAAGCATCAGTGTCTAGTAACGGGAAATTTGCCGGCATTGTTTGATGCAGCTGCAACTGCAAGGTAAGGAAAACTTGCGATGTTGACGTTTTTGTGGACCGTTCCATTGTAATGCTTTTATTGTTTTCCAGACttgtgatttgttttgtttctcatTTGATGTTGTGAGTGATGCAAACCATGGACAAGGAAAGGTTATAAATTAGACAAGTCTgctttaatttatgttttatataaaaactGTGTTTTATATAATTGGATTTTGAAAGATAATTGATTATATAAGCAAAAGCTATGAACTATAAATTAAGAATTTCTTATAGATCTTCCAGAGAGAGCAACGTTTCAAACAATTTCAtagaccaaataaaaaaaatgaaaaatactgTCATGGAATTCGAAAACCACAGAAGagcttaaaccctaaaccctaaaccacaGAAGAGCCTTATCTGAGATGAAGAGTAAGGTCCGGTTCTGGTGGCACCCTGCAGATCTTCCAACCATAATGTGGCTGCTATGCGTCAAATTTGATGGGTCAAAGCTTGGCATGTCTTTAATGTCATCAGGCGGTAAGCTGGAAAAGTTT
Protein-coding regions in this window:
- the LOC126591572 gene encoding uncharacterized protein LOC126591572, whose product is MPNRKPRASRRALKDKNPSGNAANILAGKVLDAAPSPIQTPWDSNPEKENHASLSQTRTSPKKSAKAAASKKQAKQKKTQPSSFEKELEEMQEKLQAMKLEKEKTLELLKEKNEILKTKGEDLAMKGREQDKLQMELKKLQKLKEFKPTMVEMEMEMEMDMDMEMVRSNQRRLGYCCMKNARLMELPIEILDNIYLRLPISCLFTLRCVSNTSKTIVDRPCFVTQHMRHLLSAQSTFASDQFMLLDYLFSYSYRRFAFTPLKYDGVNAALKRSEDCAIVSDIVSTKIDVSYSLSFVFYNLFFFQDHGYSRRQPYKKKERSPCFLVNPLKGEVLPLPTTDIEFPYSFYRSCKEWYGMGFDDITSTYKILRVSGDEDSTVCQLRAQIYVLGTGSWREIPSVPPRNLSNNHAFAHGDQHWLLYLPDHSSCNNRNVLSICSFDYKKEEFYSTIPLPEHMQSKYTPHYLVLLCLHLLNLKGSLAVVDTLSDDYIEVWVLKNYDTKEWRLDYKIEKATVRGKLINVTCCEWEYGIFFTSQEMSESNRITIFVDFRCGSISHVNLFPPKGLLNTSILSYNGTLMSLKNYGKLVRPDPTTGSISV